A stretch of the Neodiprion lecontei isolate iyNeoLeco1 chromosome 4, iyNeoLeco1.1, whole genome shotgun sequence genome encodes the following:
- the LOC107223872 gene encoding uncharacterized protein LOC107223872, whose amino-acid sequence MRAVGMLRSGFILVFLIITYANTLPLQYLPSIPGYVPVYIRNGDEPLEDINLALAEAFAEHSSSKNLKESPIALDALQPVDYEQVSNGVDKVEKSIPGAFELNELGAEQKNDDANAEVLSLDEPAPTAVQRRETNRSDGEKKSEAVTLEVNRSRIPQLLTAQEHEDEQTSEAEKVPPISLSEESANELNSVPANETEDSDKLGSEEKSDQFKPTDAADLNPNYPELPAEIPQQHNSQDFGTPAEGHPEVNSPMIIMGEINTAESVSEHSSSLSNGNKDNFESSGIASDDSAANVSE is encoded by the exons ATGCGAGCCGTTGGGATGCTGCGGTCGGGGTTCATTCTCGTCTTCCTTATCATTACCTACGCCA ACACCCTACCTCTGCAATACTTGCCGTCAATTCCTGGGTACGTTCCGGTCTACATCCGAAACGGCGATGAACCCTTGGAGGATATTAACCTCGCGCTCGCCGAGGCCTTCGCTGAGCACTCATCTTCTAAG AACCTGAAGGAATCTCCGATCGCGTTGGACGCTCTGCAGCCGGTTGACTACGAGCAGGTTTCGAACGGTGTGGACAAGGTCGAAAAAAGCATACCGGGCGCATTTGAGCTCAACGAATTAGGCGCTGAGCAGAAAAACGACGATGCGAACGCCGAGGTCTTGAGCCTCGACGAGCCGGCGCCAACGGCGGTGCAACGCCGGGAGACGAACCGATCGGACGGTGAGAAAAAATCCGAGGCGGTCACGCTGGAGGTGAACAGGTCCAGAATACCGCAGCTTCTCACTGCCCAGGAACACGAGGATGAACAGACCTCCGAGGCGGAAAAAGTGCCGCCGATTTCCCTCTCCGAGGAGAGCGCAAATGAG ttgaacAGCGTCCCAGCCAATGAAACGGAGGACTCGGACAAGCTCGGTTCTGAAGAGAAGTCGGATCAATTCAAGCCGACCGACGCTGCCGATTTGAATCCGAACTACCCGGAGCTGCCGGCGGAAATACCGCAGCAACACAACAGTCAGGATTTTGGAACACCGGCTGAGGGTCATCCGGAAGTCAACTCGCCGATGATCATCATGGGGGAAATCAATACCGCAGAATCAGTGAGCGAGCATTCTTCAAGCTTGTCAAACGGGAACAAAGATAACTTTGAGAGCAGCGGCATTGCGTCAGATGATTCCGCGGCCAACGTATCCGAGTGA
- the LOC107223814 gene encoding protein TIPIN homolog: MSVAELSDPEDSLLPNDVDDEIGSNTGGYASDEAIEDNSNLPENGNDSDNPDGSGQRRIDPSTSGQKRIVRNPQPKLDAERLKGPKGVHMIEKHFENFKFEGKGCEKKDLDRMMNKLEYWAHRIFPKYEFDDFLGKVEVLGNKKAVKTHLTKIRLGMLTDEEVALNDVMEEEDEPVQDSAPIDEFDALIAEELEKQRHSVTPQRPHASIVSSNSNAAVGKAIATSHPDITDEMKERMERNRQLAIQKRLARIKAEEAKKIALEREVIGSQEDVAPMPNQESTVTDSIGE, from the coding sequence ATGTCCGTGGCCGAATTATCTGATCCTGAAGACAGTTTGCTTCCGAATGATGTTGACGATGAAATCGGGTCAAACACAGGTGGGTACGCGTCGGATGAAGCGATCGAGGATAATTCGAACTTGCCAGAAAACGGAAATGACTCGGACAATCCTGATGGTTCAGGACAAAGGAGGATCGATCCATCAACCTCGGGCCAGAAACGTATCGTGCGAAACCCTCAGCCAAAATTGGATGCTGAGCGACTGAAGGGGCCAAAAGGGGTTCACATGATCGAGAAACACTTCGAGAACTTTAAATTTGAGGGAAAAGGGTGCGAGAAGAAAGATCTCGATCGGATGATGAACAAATTAGAATATTGGGCGCACAGAATATTTCCAAAATACGAGTTCGATGACTTTCTAGGCAAGGTTGAAGTCTTGGGGAACAAAAAGGCAGTTAAAACACATCTGACAAAAATAAGACTTGGAATGTTGACGGATGAGGAAGTCGCGTTGAACGACGTaatggaggaggaggatgagccCGTTCAAGACTCCGCACCTATCGATGAGTTCGACGCCCTGATTGCTGAGGAGCTTGAGAAGCAACGTCACTCCGTTACCCCTCAACGACCCCATGCCTCCATTGTTTCGAGCAATTCTAACGCAGCAGTTGGAAAAGCTATCGCAACATCCCACCCAGACATTACcgatgaaatgaaagaaagaatggAGAGGAACAGGCAATTAGCAATTCAGAAAAGACTTGCCAGAATCAAGGCCGAGGAGGCGAAAAAAATCGCTTTGGAAAGAGAAGTGATAGGAAGTCAAGAAGATGTTGCTCCAATGCCAAACCAAGAAAGTACAGTAACAGATTCAATCGGTGAATAA